From a single Miscanthus floridulus cultivar M001 chromosome 8, ASM1932011v1, whole genome shotgun sequence genomic region:
- the LOC136477091 gene encoding peroxisomal membrane protein PMP22-like, whose product MSEVAAMAGQAYMRQLQAHPLRTKAITSGVLAGCSDAVAQKISGASKLQLRRLLLIALYGFAYAGPFGHFLHKLMDRFFKGKKGKETTAKKVLVEQLTASPWNNMMFMMYFGLVVEGRPFGQVKNKVKKDYASVQLTAWRFWPIVSWINYEYMPLQLRVLFHSFVASCWAVFLNLKAARSIADTKKA is encoded by the exons ATGTCTGAGGTGGCGGCGATGGCGGGGCAGGCCTACATGAGGCAGCTGCAGGCGCACCCGCTGCGCACCAAGGCCATCACCTCCGGCGTCCTGGCCGGCTGCAGCGACGCCGTCGCCCAGAAGATCTCCGGCGCCTCCAAGCTCCAACTCAGGAGGCTCCTCCTCATCGCG CTATATGGATTTGCATACGCGGGACCCTTTGGACATttcctccacaagctcatggacAGGTTTTTCAAGGGAAAGAAAGGAAAAGAAACTACAGCCAAAAAG GTCTTAGTAGAGCAGCTGACCGCGTCTCCATGGAACAACATGATGTTTATGATGTATTTTGGTCTGGTGGTTGAAG GGAGACCATTTGGACAAGTAAAAAACAAGGTGAAGAAGGACTATGCATCTGTCCAATTGACAGCTTGGAGG TTCTGGCCAATTGTAAGTTGGATCAACTATGAGTACATGCCGCTCCagctccgagttcttttccacAGCTTCGTCGCATCCTGCTG GGCGGTATTTTTGAACCTCAAGGCAGCAAGATCGATCGCAGATACTAAGAAGGCATAG